A single window of Pantanalinema sp. DNA harbors:
- a CDS encoding MerR family transcriptional regulator yields MTYTVKAVAEIAGVSVRALHHYDEIGLLKPASVSPSGYRQYGDPDLDRLQQILFFRELGFSLQEIKQIIDSPGFDRKKALLTHKELLLEKQRRLHALIQSVEQSIDAIESGKAMEKDAMFEAFNDSKLVAYREEAKARWGHGDAWKESEKRTSRYGKEDWLTVKAELQAISQNLAALMDRDPADPVVQEGVGRWWNMINERFYTVTPEIFRGLGNMYVADPRFTATYEKVKPGMAQFMQQAMRIYADAMEANG; encoded by the coding sequence ATGACCTACACCGTCAAAGCCGTCGCTGAAATCGCGGGCGTGAGCGTTCGCGCCCTGCACCACTACGACGAGATCGGACTGCTCAAGCCGGCGTCGGTGAGCCCTTCGGGCTATCGGCAGTACGGGGATCCGGACCTGGATCGTCTGCAGCAGATCCTGTTCTTCCGGGAGCTGGGTTTCAGCCTGCAAGAGATCAAGCAGATCATCGACAGTCCCGGCTTCGACAGGAAGAAGGCCCTTCTCACGCACAAGGAGTTGCTGCTCGAGAAGCAACGCCGTCTCCATGCCCTCATCCAGTCGGTCGAGCAATCGATCGACGCCATCGAAAGTGGGAAAGCAATGGAAAAAGACGCGATGTTCGAGGCTTTCAACGACTCCAAGCTTGTCGCGTACCGCGAGGAGGCCAAGGCCCGCTGGGGTCACGGCGATGCATGGAAGGAAAGCGAAAAGCGGACCTCCCGGTATGGCAAGGAAGACTGGCTCACCGTGAAGGCGGAGCTGCAAGCGATCTCGCAGAACCTCGCGGCCCTGATGGATCGCGACCCTGCCGATCCGGTGGTGCAAGAAGGGGTCGGGCGCTGGTGGAACATGATCAACGAGCGCTTCTACACCGTCACCCCCGAGATCTTCCGAGGCCTCGGGAACATGTACGTCGCCGACCCGCGCTTCACCGCCACCTACGAGAAGGTGAAGCCCGGAATGGCCCAGTTCATGCAGCAGGCGATGCGCATCTACGCCGATGCCATGGAAGCCAATGGCTAA